Genomic DNA from Deltaproteobacteria bacterium HGW-Deltaproteobacteria-2:
AGGCGGCTTTCTGACCAGATCACCGGGAAGCCCTCGGTTTAAACTCGGACTGACCAGGAGCATTATCTGGCGGTCGCACATATCGGCAACAGATGCCAGCGCGGCTTTCAAGCCGTCCATGGCGAAAGCGATATGCCCGCCGTAAAAATTGCCGCCCATCAGCACTTCGCCGGTTGCGGGATTGAAAATAGGATTATCGTTGGAGCTGTTGGCTTCAATCTCGACCCATTTCTTTATCCAGTCGAGGCTATCATATAAAACTCCGGCTACCTGCGGAGAACAACGCAGAGAATAAGGATCCTGCAGGGTTTCCAGAGAATCGTCCTCCAGGTGTCCTGCCGACACTTTTGTTTTCAAGAGACGTAGAATCTGCGCGGCTACAAAAGTTTGACCGGGAAATGGTTTCGCTTCGGAAATTACCGGGTGGTAATGATCTGCGTTTCCTTTAAGTGCGTGAATGGAGAGCGCTGTGGCGTAAATCGTGGCGGATAAAATCCGCAAGGCTCTTTCGATATCCAGAACCGCTATGCCCGTCATTGTAGTTGTGCCGTTGACCATGGCCAACGGCTCTTTGGGACGATAATGATAGGGTTTTATTCCGGCCTTTTTCATGGCCTTGGCCGCGGTCATTTTTTTACCCTGATAAATAACCTCGCGCTCACCCATCAGACATGCTCCAATATAGGACATCGGTGTCAAATCACCGGATGCGCCGACTGAGCCTTCGCAGGGGACAATCGGCGTTATGCCGTTATTTAGAAAATCAGCGAGTTGCTGAAGCAAAGCAATTGATACACCGGAGTAACCGCGCGCCAGGCAAATGATACGGCACAACATGGCTGCTCTTGTTTCTTCGATGCCGATGGGTTCTCCCGTACCGCAACCGTGAAAAGTAAAAATATTGACACCGTTTTTCAAGGCAATATCCAATGGCATGCGCTTGCCACATGATTTGCCGTAACCGGTTGTTACTCCGTACACAGGTATTCCCTTGCGCATGGATTCCATAAGAATATTTTGAGTTTTTTCCATCTTCCTGACAAATTTACTGTCTTTACTAATCCGTACAGGCACACCGTAGCGGGCCACGGCAATAATATCCTCAAATCTGACATTGCTACCGTCAATGACTACGGAGGCTTTGTTCACATTTCTTTTCATCAGCTAAAATTTCCTTTCCTGTGTTACCGGTTGACGCACGCGTGGCTTGTACGTCCCGTCCACTTTTTCTTTATCCACAACATTTTTCAACATCTTGAACATTTTATAATTTTGAGGTTCTTCCTCGTAAAATTTGTCCCAGGCGTAATAATAAAGCGACTGCAATTCATCCGAAGTTAATAATTTAGGCTGAAAAACAACTTTTCCGCAAGTATAATCATTCCAGTCGTAAGAAAAAATTCTTTTTTCGTTGTGCAAATCATCAAAAGTGCGTGTATGCGGAAAAGGAGTAAGCACGGTGAATTCCGCCATATCCAAATCGATTTCCAGCAGAAAATCAACCAGCTTCTTTATATAATTTTCGTCGTGATAATCGAGGCCCATCAAAATGCTTCCTTCCACGGCGATGCCATAGTCGTGATAGCGCTTGACACGGTCGCGGATAAAATCGGAAGAATCAAAAATTGCCTGATAAACAAACCATGCACCAGCCCGCGCTGCCAGATCCAGCACCTTGTCGTCATCTTCAATGGGATGACAGCAAAACTTCTTCTTCAGCGGAATCATTTCTCTGAATAAATCTATTTCCCATTGTTTGTCCTGCGCCAGCGAATTATCCACCAGAAAAAGCCTGTTGTTGTTGATACTGGACAATTCTTCGACAACTTTATCCAGTGGGCGGGGACGGAATTTTTTACCACCCAGGAATCTCACTGCGCAAGGATAACAATTAAAGCGGCAGCCACGTGAGGCGTGCACCAGATCAACCATCTGGATGCCGCGATAATTATAAACCTCGCGATCTAAAATGCTGCGGCGTGCAGTACCGACAGTTTCAATAGCAGGTAAATCCTGCATATAGTCGTATACCTTCTGCAATTTGCCATTCCGGAAATCAGAAAACACCTGCTCCATCCGGCCTTCGGCTTCTCCCAGAAAAACGCAGTCGGCGTGTTGTTGTGTTTCTTCGGCGTGCAGCATGGTGGCGATACCGCCCATCATTACCTTGATCCCTTTTTCGCGAAACTTGTCGGCTATTTCCCAGCCGCGTTTTATTTGTGCCGTCAGCATGACCGAAATACCGACAAAATCGGCAGGCTGGTCAAAATCAATTTCCTGTATGTTTTCGTCGATAAAATCCACTTCTACATAATCAGGCAAAGTAGCGGCAAAAACAACCGGTCCGTGCGGCGGCAGAATAAACCGTGTTTGACGATCCAGCTTTTCCCATTTTGGATAAATCAGTTTAAATTTCATGTTTTTTCTTTCAAGCAGTTAATAGTTTTTATAATACGCTTCATTGTTTACAATATTTTATGATTTCCGCCAATAAAAAATTATACGTCAGCCCTATTGGCTATTTTAAATTATTTCCTCCAAAGATATTGCAGGAATAATTTCCTCATTTTTCTATTTTATTATTTTATGATAAGTTCCAGTCAGTAATCCTTGATTTTCATAGAAAGATGGTATGGAATTCAGTACACAACAAATAGGTAAATTTTTAATTCTAACAGGAGTTTTGATTGCGCTGGCGGGAGCGTTGTTAATGATTTTAGGGCGTGCAGGTTTGTTCAAATTGCCCGGTGATTTTGTATTAAGCGGTAAAAACTGGAAAATCTATTTCCCTGTAGCCACCAGTATAGTAATATCAATTATACTGACTATTATCATTTGGATAATAAATTATTTCCGTAAATAAGAAATTGCGTGTAAAGAAGATGGCATATAACTATTTAAATGACAGGCGTCTTGTTAGATACCGGTATGATATTTTGAAATCAGGGAGGAACCCAAATGTCTTCCATTGAACAAGCGGCTAAAATCATTTCTTCGGCCCGGAAAGGCGCGGCTTTTACGGGGGCCGGCATTTCCGCTGCCAGCGGTATATCCACCTACCGGGATTCCGGCGGATTGTGGGATCGTTACGGATCACAGGGCATGCTCAATGTCTTAGCCAAACATCCGGACAAGACGCATGAGATTTTGGACGGTTTCTTCTCTGCCCTGGAAAAAGCCCGGCCGAATCCGGCGCACCTGGCCATTGCCCAACTCGAAGAAATGGGTCACCTTGAGGCTGTCATTACCCAGAATGTGGACAATCTCCACAGGGAAGCCGGAAGCAAGTCCGTCTACGAATTGCATGGAAACCTGTTCCGGTTTCGCTGCATGACCTGCGGGAGGAAACAAGGATCTAGGCGGGAGGCTTTTTTTGAGATCGTCCGCCCGGTGCTGAACAAAGCCGATGCATTTTCTTTGGAAGCGTTGTTGAATGCCTTTCCCAAATGCAAATGCGGGGGAATGACACGGCCGGACTTTGTCAGTTTTGGGGAGGCCGTTCAGGATTTGCCCGAGGCGAAAATCGCCGCTCAAACCTGCGATGTCATGTTGATCGTAGGTACCTCAGGCGTGGTCTACCCGGCGGCCGCTTTGCCTGAAATTGCTAAATCCTCTGGTGCGTGCCTCATAGAGATCAATTGGAAGGAATCGGAACTGACCTCTTTGTGCAATCTCTCAATCCGGGCTCAGGCAACCGATGCCTTGCCCCGGATTCTGGCATGTCTAACGCCTTCAAAAACACCGTGAAAGACCCCATTCTTTCTTTATGTGTGGAGTCGGCTCAGAAAAGAAGAAACCTTGATTAAATATTTCAGCCGGTAATGATCAATTTTATAAATGAGAATTTCATAATGGGTTACTTCTTGAAAATCTCGTTTCTAAAGTATTAATTTTATGCTAGGTAATAACCACACAACTACAGGCTGTATTCATAGAAATATACTAAACGTTGTCAGTCATTGAAGGAGAACACATGAACGCTCTTAGAAATACTTTGATAGTTATTTTGTTAAGTATAGCAACCACTTCAATGGCAGCACCAGCCAGTGAAAATTCGATAAAGCAATTGCTGGCTGTTACTCAAGCACAAAAGCTTGCTGATAATATGCAAACCCAAATCAATTTACAGATGAACAATATCATTCAGCAGGCACTTAAGGGAAAGACTCCTACCGCAAAACAACAAAAGGCTATATCAAATATGAAGAACAGAGTGACGGC
This window encodes:
- a CDS encoding histidine ammonia-lyase produces the protein MKRNVNKASVVIDGSNVRFEDIIAVARYGVPVRISKDSKFVRKMEKTQNILMESMRKGIPVYGVTTGYGKSCGKRMPLDIALKNGVNIFTFHGCGTGEPIGIEETRAAMLCRIICLARGYSGVSIALLQQLADFLNNGITPIVPCEGSVGASGDLTPMSYIGACLMGEREVIYQGKKMTAAKAMKKAGIKPYHYRPKEPLAMVNGTTTMTGIAVLDIERALRILSATIYATALSIHALKGNADHYHPVISEAKPFPGQTFVAAQILRLLKTKVSAGHLEDDSLETLQDPYSLRCSPQVAGVLYDSLDWIKKWVEIEANSSNDNPIFNPATGEVLMGGNFYGGHIAFAMDGLKAALASVADMCDRQIMLLVSPSLNRGLPGDLVRKPPNEKGLRHGFKAMSISSSALTAEALKLTMPAASFSRSTESHNQDKVSMGTISARDAERICTLTERVVAIHLLAAAQACDIRNNIEARPLLAAIMGKIRSVSAPILEDREMDKDIKNICEVIKYSDFFKIKP
- a CDS encoding radical SAM protein, whose amino-acid sequence is MKFKLIYPKWEKLDRQTRFILPPHGPVVFAATLPDYVEVDFIDENIQEIDFDQPADFVGISVMLTAQIKRGWEIADKFREKGIKVMMGGIATMLHAEETQQHADCVFLGEAEGRMEQVFSDFRNGKLQKVYDYMQDLPAIETVGTARRSILDREVYNYRGIQMVDLVHASRGCRFNCYPCAVRFLGGKKFRPRPLDKVVEELSSINNNRLFLVDNSLAQDKQWEIDLFREMIPLKKKFCCHPIEDDDKVLDLAARAGAWFVYQAIFDSSDFIRDRVKRYHDYGIAVEGSILMGLDYHDENYIKKLVDFLLEIDLDMAEFTVLTPFPHTRTFDDLHNEKRIFSYDWNDYTCGKVVFQPKLLTSDELQSLYYYAWDKFYEEEPQNYKMFKMLKNVVDKEKVDGTYKPRVRQPVTQERKF
- a CDS encoding DUF2905 domain-containing protein, encoding MEFSTQQIGKFLILTGVLIALAGALLMILGRAGLFKLPGDFVLSGKNWKIYFPVATSIVISIILTIIIWIINYFRK
- a CDS encoding NAD-dependent protein deacylase, translating into MSSIEQAAKIISSARKGAAFTGAGISAASGISTYRDSGGLWDRYGSQGMLNVLAKHPDKTHEILDGFFSALEKARPNPAHLAIAQLEEMGHLEAVITQNVDNLHREAGSKSVYELHGNLFRFRCMTCGRKQGSRREAFFEIVRPVLNKADAFSLEALLNAFPKCKCGGMTRPDFVSFGEAVQDLPEAKIAAQTCDVMLIVGTSGVVYPAAALPEIAKSSGACLIEINWKESELTSLCNLSIRAQATDALPRILACLTPSKTP